One Leptospiraceae bacterium genomic window, TTGCAGATTACGCAACAATTGGGTGAATCCATAGAAACTATAAACCGGATCAATAATGTGACTACAACTCTGGCTTTAAATGCGGCTATACGTGCTGATAGAGCAGGAGATGAGGGTCGGGCTTTTTCGGTTTTAGCAGAAGAAGTAAGGGCATTCTCCCAAAAATCAGATCTATTGACTGAAGAAATAAATAGTACTCTTGATTCATTAAACCACGTTGTTCGAGAAACAGCTTCAGCCAGGCTTGCGGATGCTGCTTTTGACACTATAGATAAGGTGGATAGAAATTTGTTTGAAAGGAATTGTGATGTACAGGCCTGGACCATTTTTAACGAAGTTATTCACTGTGCAGAAACCAATGAAGGGGTAGAAGCTACCTGCGAGTTACTTAAGGAAATTCACACTATCTATGAAGTTTACTACGATATTTATCTGCTCAATCAGAATGGAGTGATTTGTGCTTCGGCTATCAGGCGAGATTTGATTGGCCAGGAACAATCTGATAGAAATTGGTTTCAGCAGGCTATACAGGGAAAACTTACTGTAACCGATATGTATCGTTCCGAAACGGTGAATGAATATACGGTTTCTTACTGTGCTCCGGTCAAGAACTACAATGGGAATATTGTGGGCGTGCTTACAACAAGATTTAATTGGAGTTTTATTGTTGATATTATAAATGCGGCGATGGTTTACAGCGATTGTCAGGTTTACCTTTTAAATATGAACGGTCAGGTGATTGCTTCTAACAATGAAAAAGATTTTTTAATTAAGGACTTTTCTCGCTTTGAAGCTTTTAAGCTGGCATCAGAAGGAAACAATGGTTTTATCGTGGAAAGCGATCCGGAGACAAACCATATTTACTTGATAGGTTATGCAAAAACAGAGGGCTATAATCTTTATAAGGGCAAGGGTTGGATCGTCTTAATTTTGCAGCATAAGGGTTTTAAATAGAATGGACAGCACCTTACACAGTAATAAGTATTTTAGCTTTTTATTTGATACAAATGTTTATGCAATACCTCTTCAGAAAGTAATTGAAGTTGGAGAATTGCTGGAGATCTACCCTTCTCCCTGGAAACACAAAGCGATTCTGGGTATGATTAACTATAATGGCTTACCATTACCTGTAATAAACCCCGATGAACTCTCCGGTATCAATAGGGAAAATGATTTAGATTTTGAATTATTAAAAGTCAATGCGAGTCTTGTAATTTTAGAGGAAGAAGGTTTTTTTATCGCAATCATTTTGTCCAGATTTCATAATATTTTTTCTTATTCGGTGCAGAGAAGAGAAACTGGCTTAGATGAGAAGGCAAATTTTATATTAGCCAGTACTATGATTGAGAAAAATATGGTTCTATGTCTTGATACAAAAAGAATCTCCATATTTTTACAGTCATTGATAAAAGGTCAATTTAGTCTTCAACAGAAAAAAGAGCGAGAACGTATTGAAAAAGAAACAGTAAATAAAATTCTATTTTTTTCAATTGGCAATATTAACCTTTGCCTGCCGGTACATGATGTAGAAGAGGTGCTGGAAAATATTTCAGTAGCCCCTCTCTTTAAGGTTCCTACTTTACTTCGCGGACTGATTAATCTGAGAGGAAAAGCAATAGCCTGTCTGGATATATCCTCTTTTTTAAATCTCAATAATCGGAATCTAAATGAAAACACCGTTTTTGTTCTTGTTCAACACGAAACAATTGAATTTGCGATTTGTGTAGATTCTGTGGGTAGTATGAATGAGTTTGATAGTTTAAAATTTATTCCCGGTGATGGTGTACTTTCGGAGAGTATGGCAAAAATATCAGCAGGTGTTTTTCAATTGGAAGAAGACACCTGTATACTTATTTCTACAGAAAATATTATTAAGTTAAAAGAATTGCAGATCTTCATGGATCATTAAACGACCGGGAGTATACCTATGAAGTATTCCATTGATATTTTTAGTATAATTGAAGAAGACAAAAATCCGGAAATCCTATCTCGAGAACTTCTGGAAAATCCTCTTTATAAAAAGTTTACAGATTTTATTCTCGAAGCCACAGAAAAAATGTATAAGCAACTAGAGGGTATTGAATATAATAAGAATAAACTTATAATATTTGATGAATTTTACAAAACGATTCATATTATTAAAGGTTTTGCAGAAATACTTAAACTTAAAAAAATACTTCATCTGGCTACTATTTTAGAAGTGATTTTGGACTTTATTCGCGAGATAAAAACTACCAGTAAGCACTCTATCGATTATCTAATAAAGATAATTATTAAAGAGATAGGAATTATTACTCAGTCTTTAATCCAGGACAAGAAATCCGAACAGGATGTGTCTTCCTTAATTGAAGAATGTAGAACTTATTTACATAAACCTATAAGTGAATGGATAGCGTCTTTACCGGAAAATAATGATGTAATAGTTCAAGATGATGTGGTATATGAAACAAATAAAGAAGAGGAATTCACAAAAAAAATAGAAATTACTCAAGAAGAACCGGAAGATAAGAAAACAGAGATCAGGGTTTTGCTTACAAATGAAATAGTCGATGATGAGCCGGAAGACTTAGAAATACCTCCCTCTAAAGTAGGTCTAATTAGTGACTTTTATGAAGAAGCCAGTGAAAATTTAAACCAAATCGCATCTCAAGTTTTAGAATTAGAAAATGCACCTGATTCACAGGATATATTACATCAACTATTTCGTAATTTTCATACACTCAAAGGAGGCGCGAGACTACTTAATATACAGAAAATGGAGAAACTCTGTCATGCGATAGAAAACCTCTTAGATCTCTGTCGTTCCAATGAGTTGAAAATTTCAGGAAATATTATAGATATTATATTAGATGGACATAAAATACTTTTAGAGATGATCGAAGAAGTTGCTTCCAAAGGACCTATCTATTCACGTATCCAACCTATTATTAATAAAATAACTTTAGTGCAGGGAAAGAAGGAAAGTGTCGAACAGGAAGAACTAAATCAAAAAGAATCAAAGAAGCAGGTCGAGCAAGGAGAACCTGTTCGTAATATACCGGAAAAAAAAGAAGTTCTTAGCAGCACTGCAAACAAACAGGAAGCAAATTCCCCAAGCTCTGTAAAAAAAAGTTTTTCCAGACAGATGAATGTAATTCGAGTTAGTACAGAAAAATTAGATACGGTAATGAATATTTCTTCGGAATTGCCTATCGCCCGTATTCGATTTAGAGATCAAATTTCTACTCTGGGTAAACTATATAGAGATTTAAAAAAGATTGCAGAGAGAGCCATTGAGAATGAACCTGAAAAATTTATATATCGCTTGAAAAATTCCAATGATCTTCTTTTGGAAGAATTGAATCAACTTTTTCAAATGAAAGCTTCCGAAAGAGATAAAGTTGAAACCTGCATTAAGAAGTTTTATCATGAATTAGCCAGTGAAGTTTACAGGACAGAACTTACTGTAACAGAAGAAATGATGCTTCTACAAATTGCTTTTAACGAGCTGAAGCAAAATATAGAGAAAAATGTGGAAAATTTAGAAACCATTACTACCAAGCTTCAGAATAGTGTAATGAACTTTCGTATGGTTCCTATTTCCAGCTTATTGGAAAAGTTTCCAACCCAGACAAGAGAAATTGCCAGGCAAAACGGCAAGATGGTCATTATGAAAATTAAAGGAGGGGAAACGGAACTTGACAAGGTGATGATAACAAGGCTTGTCGATCCAATTTTACACATACTCAGAAATTCTATCGATCACGGCATCGAGACACCGGAAGAGCGAGAGAAATGTAACAAACCACTGACAGGCAATATTGAACTCAATGCTTTTTACCAGGGTTCGAATGTGATTATTCAGATAAAAGATGATGGAAAAGGAATTGATAAAGAAAAGATAAAACAAAAAGTAATTGAGAAAGATTTGGTTAGTAAAGAAAAGCTGGAAAGCATGAATGAAACCGAATTATTTGATTTATTATTTCTCCCGGGATTTTCTACAGCCAGTAAGATTACTGAAATTTCAGGTCGCGGAGTTGGTATGGATGTTGTGAAATCTACGATTAATGAAATACAGGGAAATATAGAACTCAGCAGTAAAAAGGGAGAAGGAACCACAATATCTTTGAAGATCCCCCTTACACTTGCCGCTGTTCGAGTCTTGCTTCTGGACATCGGAAGCCAACAAATAGCATTACCTATGTCTAATATAGATGAAGTTATAACTATTTCTCGTGGAGAATTAAAGGAAGTAGGTAAGCAGGTTATTTACCATTTACGAGACCATGTTCTTCCGGTCGTCCATCTTGCTTCCATTTTAGATATAAATCATTCCTTTTATTTGCCGGATTCTATTCCGCTGGTTATATTAGGAGAAGGCAACCATCGTCTGGGCATAATTGTCGATAAGCTTTTGGGAAGGCATGAGATTGTTATAAAAAACCTGGGTAGTCTTTTGCATAAGGCTCCTTTCATCATGGGTTGCACTATACTCAGTGATAACAAACTTGTTCTGATTCTTAATACAAGAGAAATTCTGGAAGTAGCAAAAGAAAAACTGAATATAACAGATATTAAATTATCCAAAAACAATGAGAAGAAGGAACATAAAATTCTTGTGGTAGACGACTCTGCTATATACAGACAAAATATGAACTCCATTTTATCTCGTTCCGGGTATATAGTTGAGGAAGCAGAAAATGGTTATGAAGCTTTACAGCAGGTAACCCTAAAAAATTATTCTCTTCTATGTGTTGATATAGTGATGCCCCTGATGGATGGATTTGAATTAACGAAGCGTTTAAGAAACTTACCTCTTTATAAGAATGTTCCTATCATCCTCATTACTTCCAGAACTTCCCAGGAAGATAAGAATATTGCTTTTAAGTTAGGAGCCAATGAATACTTCGAAAAGCCTATAGAGCCTGATGTATTATTAGAGTGTATTCATAAATACTTACGTAATGGAGAGGGTGATGAATCCTGAAGTTGGAATGCCAATTTATCTTGCTATAGATAATATATTATTTCGAGAATATGTTCAGTTAGAGTTAAGAAGTTCTAAATTTAATGTCCATGTAACCAGCTCAGAACAAATTCTAAAAAACATTACTGAATTCTTAAATTCTATTATTTTCTTACAATCAGATTCCAATGAGCCAGAAATAATTGAGTTGTCTCGAAAATTAAAGCGTGCATTTGGCTCGGAGATAAAAATTCTATTCTTCTCATCAGATTATCGTATTCTCGAAGACGCAGGTAATTCGGCTGATAGAATCCTTCAATGGCCTATCCATATTTCAGAAATTTTAAATACAATTAATACTCTTACCCAGAAAAGTCAAAAGATTCTTTTAATAGATGATTCTAAATTGATTCACAATCATCTATTGCCTCCACTAAAAGAAGAAGGCTATACTGTTTTACAGGCTTTTGATGGAAAAGAAGGCCTGGAGAAAGCGAAAACTCTAAGACCCGAATTGATTATTTGCGATATAGAAATGCCTTATATGAATGGTTTTGAAGTATGCAAGGAAATTCGTAAAACACCGGGTCTTGAAAATATATATATCATCATGTCCAGCACCCTTGGTTCTGCTGCTGATATTCAGAAAGGCTTTGTCTCCGGAGTGGATGAGTATATCACCAAACCGGTGGTTGTGCCGGAACTATTAGATAGGATAAAAAGAAATTTTATTCAGACACTGAGTGGAAGAGAAAGTATACTTTTATTAGAAACTGACAAACAACTTGGTAATCATATTTCTAAAAGTTTAAAGAAACAGGGTTTTTCTGTTCGTATTGTTAGCAGTATAGAGTCCGCTATATTCTTATTGGAAAAATATTCTTATGAAATACTTATTTCAGAAATGGACATCGGGAATAAGCAAACAGCTATGGACTTATGGATGGCATTAAAAACATTGAAGGAAAAAAAAGTTCCTTCTGTTATACTGCTTACTTCAAGAGATTCCAGTTGGGACATGAAGATGATAGCAAATATGGGAACAGCCGGAATTATTCGTAAACCCTTTGTTATGGATACCCTTTTAGCTTCGGTAGAAAGAGTACTGGCAGATAACCGGGCTATGGCAGAAAAAAATCAGATGCTAAAATATTTATCTAAATCATCTGTACAAATGGCTCATCAAAAAGCTTTGCTTAATGGCAGTGAAGGTACTGTAAGAGCTGAAAAGAAAGATGCTACTATTTTTTTCAGTGACATTGCCGGTTTTACTTCCAGATCAGAGCGTTATGAACCCAGAGAAATTGTAGAGCAAATCAATCGATTATTTGATATTATGACCGGGATTATCGTGAAACATGAGGGAGATATAGATAAATTCATTGGTGATGCCTGTATGGCATATTGGATTTTAGAAAATAAGCAGAAGTCGATTAATAATGCAGTAAAAACTACATTAGAAATAAATAATAAAATAAGTAAGCTAAATAAAAATGATGAAGTTTTTTCCAAAGACTCCATTTCACTTCGTTTCGGCCTGCATCATGCTGAAGTTATTTTATGTGATATTGGCAGTCCGAATTCCCGTATCGATTTAACACTTATAGGTGATGGAGTAAATATTGCTTCTCGTTTAGAATCTGCATGTAAGCAATATGGTGTGGACATATTAATTAGTAAAGATGTGGTAGATTTGTTAGATCCGGATTTAGTAGTTAGAGAAATTGATATAATGAAAGTTAAGGGTAAAGAAATACCGGTAATAGCTTACGAGGTGATGGGAGAAAAAGATTCTATAACGGAAAAACAGAAAAGCTTACTCGAAATTTTTACTAAGGCAAAAAAAGAGTATATAGAGGGTAACTTCATTGAAGCCAAACAACTCTTTCAAGCAAGCATACAGTACGAACCGGAGATAAAACAAAAGCTTAATCCTTCCAAAGTTTTTTATTCCCGTTGTAATTATCTTTTAAAGAAATTACCTGCTTCATGGGATGGAATTTGGTCTTTACAATCCAAATAGATTAAAAAGATAAAGTCAAGTTTATAAGGTTCTTCGATACTCTTTATCTTCGTTTAACAGGTTCATAAACCTCTTCGGATACACTTCCATCCAGTTTTTTAATTCTGAAATCGGAAGTGGTTTACTTATAAAATATCCCTGCACTTTATCACAGGATAATTTTTTTAAAGCTAATAATTGTTCTAAAGTTTCAACTCCTTCTGCTATAACTTCAAGACCGAGGCTATGAGCCATACTGATAGTTGCATTTACTATCATATAGTCTTCTATTTCTGTAGGAAAACCATTCAGGAAGGATTTATCAATTTTTAAAAAAGAGAGAGGAAATTTTTTAAGATAGCTCAAAGAAGAATGACCGGTACCGAAATCATCAATGGATATTTTGATTCCATGGTCATCGAGCCATACCATTTGTTCGATTCCCGCTTCAACATCATTCATAACAGCACTTTCAGTTAATTCAAGAATGATATTACCCACATGCAGAGACTTTTCAGCTAATAAGTAAGATAATTCGGCTTTTAAGTCCTCTCTGGCAAAGTGTTTTGCTGAAACATTAATTGCAAAAGAAATATGGTTAAAACCCTGTTCTAAAAGATTCCTTAAATCCGTGCTGGCCTTTTGGAACACCCAGCTTCCGAGCTCAATAATTAGTTCGGATTCCTCTGCGATTGGAATGAATTGGTCCGGAGAAACGATCCCGAGTTCCGCTGAGTTCCACCGGATTAAGACTTCGAAATAGTTTACATTTCCGGTATTCATATGAAGTACCGGTTGGTAGTTAAGATACAGTTCTTCCCTTTCTATGGCGAATTTAAGTTTTTCTGCAATTTGTAAACGTCTTTGAGATTTTTCTAATAGTTCGAAGCTAAAGAAAGTATATCTATTCTTACCCGAAGTTTTTGAAGTTCTTAATGCTAAATCGGCATTGCGCATTAATGATAAAAGACTATTACCTTCATCCGGATAATGAGTAATTCCTATACTAAAAGAAGACTTTATAATTTTCTCATCAATAGTAAATGGAGACTGGTAACGTTTATGAAGATTTTCTATAAAACTAATAAGATCAGAGCTTGCATATTTTCTCTGTATGATGATTGTAAATTCATCCCCGGAAAGTCTGGCAATAAAATCATCTTGATTTAATCCTTCTTGAATTCTTTCAACAGATTCTCTTAAAAATAAGTCACCTGCGTTATGACCGAAGGCATCATTAATCTGTTTAAAATTATCAATATCTAATAAAACTAAGATAAAAGGCTTTTTTTCTTTGTTACAAAGTTCATTTATTTTTTCAAAGAAAAAGAGTCGATTAGGAAGACCGGTAAGCGGATCATGATAAGCATAAAACTGAATGTCTTCTTCCCTTTTTTTACGTTCGGTAATATCAAAAAATACAGCGGCGTATTTAGTGGTTTTATTCTCAATATCTTTTATTGAAGTAATAGAAATCAATTCAAGATAGTCTTCTTTATTTTTCTTTTTGTTCCAGATTTCCCCCTGCCAGAATCCCTTTTTTATAAGGTTTTCCCATAGACTTCTATAAAAATTTTTATCATGTCTATCTGACTTTAAAATGGAGATCTTCTTTCCTAAAATTTCTTTCGATGTATAACCGGTAATTTTAGTGAAAGCCGGGTTTACAAATTCTATATAGCTATCAGAATCCGTTACTACGATACCCTCAATAGCACTATCTATCACAAGATCAGAAAGCCGAATTTTTTCAGAAAGATAAGCCTTATCTATAATTTGTTCTATTAAAAGACATAGGGTATTTAAAATATCTTTGTCATTGTCATTCGCTATTTGGCCTTCCGGAAAGCAAAATTGAAGGGTCCCTTCCTCGTTTTTGGGAGAATCGAACGTTCTTGAAATGCAAGATTTAGTAGTATATTCTGAATTTGTATAAATATTTCCTTCCAGTGAAATTTTTGCTGTCACTTTTCTTTCCGGATGAAAGAGATTGGGAACTATTTTTACAATAGTTTGTAAAATACTTTGAACCGAAAGATCGGGAATAGAGAAAAGTTTTGTAATTTTATACAGACCATTTAATTCTCTATACTTCTGTTCGATTCCCTTTAGCAGGGTTTCATTTTCTTTAAATATTTTAAATTGCTCATAATTTAAAATGAGAGTTATACTCAATATCATTAAAAAAAAGCCATATTGGCTCAAGTTGGTAGGTAAGGATAAATGCAAATTGTTTTGTAAAATGTCTAAGGTAGCTGTAAATAGAAGGCTTAAAGAACCAATAGATATAAAAATTGCCTTCTTATTTTTAAGTAAAATTTCCTTTATCAAAATATTGAAATTTATTATAACGTAGATATAGTTCAAATACTGCATTGCATTGTAGTTCAAAAAGTTCCATATTCTCGTTGATGGGTGCAATAGCATGAGAAGAAAAATGAGGAAAAAGAGCAGATCCGTGAATTTATGCACCCCTGTATACTTGTATTTTAAAAAATTTCGAAAGAAAAGGGAAAACAAGGGAAATAAAAGTGTAAGTAATAAGTATTCTACTTTTTTTATGTGATATAAAGAGGAAACAATATTATACTTCCATTGAGTTCTTAAGAATAAGAAAGCAACCAGGCTAAATGTAAATAAAGAAAAATATAAGTAATAATTAAATTTTCTCTTATCCGAAAAGATGACAATGATATGAAGCCCTATTAAAAAATAGGTTAAGATTAGAAATAAATCGATATATTCCTTGTTTAAATATTCTTTCCAGATGTAATGTGTATGTCCGAAAATCAGAGGTCCGGATAAAACTCCGCTTTCTTTATAAAAGTAATTTTGAATTCTAAGAAGTATTTGATTTTTACCTTCTCGTAATAAAGGAATCGGGACATCTATAATTAGCTTTTTATCATAGCATTCGGGCCGGGGGGAATGGAATTTACCGCAGCCTCCAATATAAAAACCATTAAAATAAAGTTCATATCTATCAGAGATTCGACCGGGGCGTATGGCTAATTTCTCCTGAGAGCTTATGTTTACTTCAGTAGACAGATAAAAAATTTTAGTAAATTTCTCCCGTTCTTCAGGTTCAGAAAATGTGATGATCGCTTTTAGGTAAGAAAAAAGTTTGGGTTTATCTTGAAATAAGATATGCTTTTGAAAAGAGTCTTCCTGGAAAAGGTTTCCCGGAACTTGAACAGGATAATGAGGAGAAGGGAGGCTAAACGGACCGGCCCCATCCCCGGTTTTTTGGTCTAAGAGATACCAATTTTTTCCATTTTGAGACTCCAAAGAAAAAAAAAGGTTTGTTGATTCGGGTTTAAAATCTCCGGTACATTGTATTAGGCTGAAAAAAAGGAGTAAAGAGGCCAAAATGAACTGATATAATCGAGGCAATATCATAAAGTTTTGAGCTTATGCCGCTTCATTCTTTTAAATTTTACTCAGGGGTAAAGAACAAAATACTGAAGTCTTAAAAAAAACTTGTGTTTTTATAGGAGTCCTGCATACTTAATTAGAAACTTATTCTTCTATGGATCACAAACTTCAGTTAGAAATCAATGGGGAAAGAGCCTCAAATTATTTAAGAGCTTTTTTAATTCTCATTTTTACTGCCGGTACAGTTCTGGGTTATCTTGTAAAAAACCAGGTTTCCGATATACTGGGAAATTATGTTGCCGGGATTGTTATATATCTTATATCGACTCTTCTTTCAATATTTATTTTAAAAAGAAAAGCTTATACACCTATGGTAAAATACTATACTATGGGATTGGAACTTTTCGGCTACGCATTTGTTCTATTTGGTTTTCTACGCTTAAGTGATCCGAATGTTATGACTATAGCCATTAATGATATTGTTCTTTATGCCATTTATTTTTTAATGATAACAGAATCTATCCTGCGTTTTTCTCCG contains:
- a CDS encoding response regulator, with translation MNPEVGMPIYLAIDNILFREYVQLELRSSKFNVHVTSSEQILKNITEFLNSIIFLQSDSNEPEIIELSRKLKRAFGSEIKILFFSSDYRILEDAGNSADRILQWPIHISEILNTINTLTQKSQKILLIDDSKLIHNHLLPPLKEEGYTVLQAFDGKEGLEKAKTLRPELIICDIEMPYMNGFEVCKEIRKTPGLENIYIIMSSTLGSAADIQKGFVSGVDEYITKPVVVPELLDRIKRNFIQTLSGRESILLLETDKQLGNHISKSLKKQGFSVRIVSSIESAIFLLEKYSYEILISEMDIGNKQTAMDLWMALKTLKEKKVPSVILLTSRDSSWDMKMIANMGTAGIIRKPFVMDTLLASVERVLADNRAMAEKNQMLKYLSKSSVQMAHQKALLNGSEGTVRAEKKDATIFFSDIAGFTSRSERYEPREIVEQINRLFDIMTGIIVKHEGDIDKFIGDACMAYWILENKQKSINNAVKTTLEINNKISKLNKNDEVFSKDSISLRFGLHHAEVILCDIGSPNSRIDLTLIGDGVNIASRLESACKQYGVDILISKDVVDLLDPDLVVREIDIMKVKGKEIPVIAYEVMGEKDSITEKQKSLLEIFTKAKKEYIEGNFIEAKQLFQASIQYEPEIKQKLNPSKVFYSRCNYLLKKLPASWDGIWSLQSK
- a CDS encoding hybrid sensor histidine kinase/response regulator — encoded protein: MKYSIDIFSIIEEDKNPEILSRELLENPLYKKFTDFILEATEKMYKQLEGIEYNKNKLIIFDEFYKTIHIIKGFAEILKLKKILHLATILEVILDFIREIKTTSKHSIDYLIKIIIKEIGIITQSLIQDKKSEQDVSSLIEECRTYLHKPISEWIASLPENNDVIVQDDVVYETNKEEEFTKKIEITQEEPEDKKTEIRVLLTNEIVDDEPEDLEIPPSKVGLISDFYEEASENLNQIASQVLELENAPDSQDILHQLFRNFHTLKGGARLLNIQKMEKLCHAIENLLDLCRSNELKISGNIIDIILDGHKILLEMIEEVASKGPIYSRIQPIINKITLVQGKKESVEQEELNQKESKKQVEQGEPVRNIPEKKEVLSSTANKQEANSPSSVKKSFSRQMNVIRVSTEKLDTVMNISSELPIARIRFRDQISTLGKLYRDLKKIAERAIENEPEKFIYRLKNSNDLLLEELNQLFQMKASERDKVETCIKKFYHELASEVYRTELTVTEEMMLLQIAFNELKQNIEKNVENLETITTKLQNSVMNFRMVPISSLLEKFPTQTREIARQNGKMVIMKIKGGETELDKVMITRLVDPILHILRNSIDHGIETPEEREKCNKPLTGNIELNAFYQGSNVIIQIKDDGKGIDKEKIKQKVIEKDLVSKEKLESMNETELFDLLFLPGFSTASKITEISGRGVGMDVVKSTINEIQGNIELSSKKGEGTTISLKIPLTLAAVRVLLLDIGSQQIALPMSNIDEVITISRGELKEVGKQVIYHLRDHVLPVVHLASILDINHSFYLPDSIPLVILGEGNHRLGIIVDKLLGRHEIVIKNLGSLLHKAPFIMGCTILSDNKLVLILNTREILEVAKEKLNITDIKLSKNNEKKEHKILVVDDSAIYRQNMNSILSRSGYIVEEAENGYEALQQVTLKNYSLLCVDIVMPLMDGFELTKRLRNLPLYKNVPIILITSRTSQEDKNIAFKLGANEYFEKPIEPDVLLECIHKYLRNGEGDES
- a CDS encoding chemotaxis protein CheW produces the protein MDSTLHSNKYFSFLFDTNVYAIPLQKVIEVGELLEIYPSPWKHKAILGMINYNGLPLPVINPDELSGINRENDLDFELLKVNASLVILEEEGFFIAIILSRFHNIFSYSVQRRETGLDEKANFILASTMIEKNMVLCLDTKRISIFLQSLIKGQFSLQQKKERERIEKETVNKILFFSIGNINLCLPVHDVEEVLENISVAPLFKVPTLLRGLINLRGKAIACLDISSFLNLNNRNLNENTVFVLVQHETIEFAICVDSVGSMNEFDSLKFIPGDGVLSESMAKISAGVFQLEEDTCILISTENIIKLKELQIFMDH
- a CDS encoding EAL domain-containing protein, which produces MILPRLYQFILASLLLFFSLIQCTGDFKPESTNLFFSLESQNGKNWYLLDQKTGDGAGPFSLPSPHYPVQVPGNLFQEDSFQKHILFQDKPKLFSYLKAIITFSEPEEREKFTKIFYLSTEVNISSQEKLAIRPGRISDRYELYFNGFYIGGCGKFHSPRPECYDKKLIIDVPIPLLREGKNQILLRIQNYFYKESGVLSGPLIFGHTHYIWKEYLNKEYIDLFLILTYFLIGLHIIVIFSDKRKFNYYLYFSLFTFSLVAFLFLRTQWKYNIVSSLYHIKKVEYLLLTLLFPLFSLFFRNFLKYKYTGVHKFTDLLFFLIFLLMLLHPSTRIWNFLNYNAMQYLNYIYVIINFNILIKEILLKNKKAIFISIGSLSLLFTATLDILQNNLHLSLPTNLSQYGFFLMILSITLILNYEQFKIFKENETLLKGIEQKYRELNGLYKITKLFSIPDLSVQSILQTIVKIVPNLFHPERKVTAKISLEGNIYTNSEYTTKSCISRTFDSPKNEEGTLQFCFPEGQIANDNDKDILNTLCLLIEQIIDKAYLSEKIRLSDLVIDSAIEGIVVTDSDSYIEFVNPAFTKITGYTSKEILGKKISILKSDRHDKNFYRSLWENLIKKGFWQGEIWNKKKNKEDYLELISITSIKDIENKTTKYAAVFFDITERKKREEDIQFYAYHDPLTGLPNRLFFFEKINELCNKEKKPFILVLLDIDNFKQINDAFGHNAGDLFLRESVERIQEGLNQDDFIARLSGDEFTIIIQRKYASSDLISFIENLHKRYQSPFTIDEKIIKSSFSIGITHYPDEGNSLLSLMRNADLALRTSKTSGKNRYTFFSFELLEKSQRRLQIAEKLKFAIEREELYLNYQPVLHMNTGNVNYFEVLIRWNSAELGIVSPDQFIPIAEESELIIELGSWVFQKASTDLRNLLEQGFNHISFAINVSAKHFAREDLKAELSYLLAEKSLHVGNIILELTESAVMNDVEAGIEQMVWLDDHGIKISIDDFGTGHSSLSYLKKFPLSFLKIDKSFLNGFPTEIEDYMIVNATISMAHSLGLEVIAEGVETLEQLLALKKLSCDKVQGYFISKPLPISELKNWMEVYPKRFMNLLNEDKEYRRTL